A single window of Halococcus saccharolyticus DSM 5350 DNA harbors:
- a CDS encoding DUF5798 family protein, which yields MGLGTTAKKLQTVTEMAEKLYTKVDELRTQVNEVKTHVEATSNRVERIERDLDEQRAILDALAEEQGIDVDERVAEATIREAEPDHAADADAASEESTSTDGTGTDGTAEAGQ from the coding sequence ATGGGACTCGGAACCACGGCCAAAAAGCTCCAGACGGTGACCGAGATGGCCGAAAAGCTGTACACGAAAGTCGACGAACTCAGAACACAGGTCAACGAAGTCAAGACCCACGTCGAGGCCACGAGTAACCGCGTCGAGCGCATCGAACGCGACCTCGACGAACAACGGGCGATCCTCGACGCGCTCGCCGAGGAGCAGGGAATCGACGTCGACGAACGAGTCGCCGAAGCGACGATCAGGGAGGCCGAGCCCGATCACGCAGCCGACGCGGACGCCGCGAGCGAGGAGAGTACCAGCACGGATGGGACCGGTACGGACGGCACTGCCGAAGCCGGCCAATAA
- a CDS encoding CoA-binding protein — MPVTDDDELREILDLETVAVVGCSSTPGKDAHEIPRYLREHGYEVVPVNPYADEIFGREAADSLADVDEAIDIVDVFRPSDEVSGIVDAALDRDDAPVIWTQLGIRDPEATDRAEDAGRQVVEDKCMKVEHQRLC; from the coding sequence ATGCCGGTGACTGACGACGACGAACTCCGCGAAATCCTGGATCTTGAGACGGTGGCCGTCGTCGGGTGTTCGTCCACACCGGGCAAGGACGCCCACGAGATCCCGCGCTACCTCCGCGAGCATGGCTACGAGGTCGTTCCAGTGAACCCCTACGCCGACGAAATCTTCGGCCGCGAGGCCGCCGACTCGCTCGCCGATGTCGACGAGGCAATCGACATCGTGGACGTGTTCCGCCCGAGCGACGAGGTGAGTGGGATCGTCGACGCGGCGCTCGACCGCGACGATGCACCCGTCATCTGGACCCAGCTCGGTATCCGCGATCCGGAAGCGACCGATCGGGCCGAGGACGCCGGACGGCAGGTCGTCGAGGACAAATGTATGAAAGTCGAACACCAGCGGCTCTGTTGA